From one Pempheris klunzingeri isolate RE-2024b chromosome 9, fPemKlu1.hap1, whole genome shotgun sequence genomic stretch:
- the LOC139207055 gene encoding F-box/LRR-repeat protein 12-like codes for MRAQPVCVRILVRVQGLKSFVYKMEEFKACNLDYFPENILIDVLSYLSVRELVRAGRVCKRWKRLVKDQRLWRFVDLTSWKGVTSRILWLLLRQYLGCGLRCLRLRGLLLSARGGTFLSESWLKALSTKCPRLRKLYLLHADLRSLPSCQLLPQSLQVLELRGCELPREFFNQTPTPPAPSQERAEATSSVGAQQHRRDQKGKGPGSPTGIGIERLVLNNVPSFTDQHLQSLTSWERLCRLELRDTFRVTANGLRSCAAKEGVCGVEGLSRLKFLEIGITGRQGYQLQMASLGLGAGWLGLEELSLGGKEVGPGLLCASRLKDLKCLCLWACTLSEMQIVRSCRMLRGLRRLEFLDVIFQPRQCPPVVEGEGDGSGGEEQGREEAAGEDNTNEEDKMLDMNDPIPSLRRSLAVLLPSCSLVFTNCSVQVNAE; via the exons ATGCGAGCGCAACCTGTGTGCGTCAGGATATTAGTCCGTGTCCAAGGTTTGAAGAGTTTTGTTTACAAAATGGAAGAATTTAAAGCCTGCAATCTGGACTACTTTCCCgaaaacattttaatagacGTGTTGTCGTATTTGAGCGTACGGGAGCTTGTCAGAGCAGGAAG AGTGTGTAAGAGATGGAAACGCCTTGTTAAAGACCAAAGACTGTGGAGATTTGTTGATCTGACTTCATGGAAAGGG GTGACATCCCGCATACTTTGGCTCCTGCTGCGTCAGTACCTGGGTTGTGGACTACGGTGCCTACGGTTGCGTGGTTTGCTGCTTTCTGCCCGCGGGGGCACCTTCCTCTCTGAGTCTTGGCTCAAAGCTTTGTCCACAAAGTGCCCTCGCCTGCGTAAGCTCTATCTTCTGCACGCAGACCTGAGAAGCCTGCCCAGTTGCCAGCTTCTACCTCAGTCTTTGCAGGTGCTGGAGCTGCGTGGCTGTGAGCTGCCTCGAGAATTTTTcaaccagactcctactccaCCTGCTCCTTCCCAAGAAAGAGCAGAAGCCACATCCAGTGTTGGTGCTCAACAGCATAGAAGGGATCAGAAAGGAAAAGGGCCCGGCTCTCCAACAGGGATTGGCATTGAGAGGTTAGTCCTTAACAACGTGCCCTCTTTCACGGACCAGCATCTGCAGAGTTTGACATCCTGGGAGAGGCTCTGTCGATTGGAGCTGCGTGACACCTTTCGTGTGACGGCTAACGGGCTCAGGAGCTGCGCTGCCAAAGAGGGAGTCTGTGGTGTGGAAGGGCTTTCTAGGCTCAAGTTTTTGGAAATAGGCATCACTGGGCGGCAAGGCTACCAGTTACAGATGGCCTCACTCGGGCTGGGGGCAGGATGGCTCGGATTGGAGGAGCTGAGTCTGGGTGGAAAGGAGGTGGGGCCGGGCCTGCTCTGTGCCAGCCGCCTGAAGGACCTcaagtgtctgtgtctgtgggcCTGCACTCTCAGCGAGATGCAGATAGTGCGGAGCTGCAGGATGCTCCGGGGGCTCCGCCGGCTGGAGTTTTTGGACGTGATCTTCCAGCCTCGGCAGTGTCCACCagtggtggagggggagggtgaTGGCAGTGGTGGAGAGGAGCAGGGCAGAGAGGAAGCTGCAGGCGAAGATAACACCAATGAAGAGGACAAGATGCTAGATATGAATGATCCTATTCCAAGTCTACGTCGCTCACTGGCTGTCCTGCTGCCATCCTGCTCACTCGTTTTCACCAACTGCTCTGTTCAGGTCAATGCAGAATGA